One stretch of Hypanus sabinus isolate sHypSab1 unplaced genomic scaffold, sHypSab1.hap1 scaffold_124, whole genome shotgun sequence DNA includes these proteins:
- the LOC132386644 gene encoding zinc finger protein 239-like isoform X2 produces MVHQRVHTRERPFTCSDCGKRFTWSFQMKAHQRVHTGERPLTCSDCGKGFTQSSDLLTHQSVHTGERPFTCSDCGKGFTRSSQLKVHQRVHTGERPFTCSDCGKGFTRSSHLKEHQRVHTGERPFTCSDCGKGFTCLSQLKVHQRVHTGERPFTCSDCGKGFTRSSDLLAHQRFHTGERPFTCSDCGKGFTRSSQMKVHQRVHTGERPFICSDCGKGFICSSHLKVHQSVHTGERPFTCSDCGKGFTRSSQLLRHQSVHTGDWLFTCSDCGKGFTESSHLKVHQSVHTGERPFTCSDCGKGFTRSSDLLAHQRFHTGERPFTCSDCGKGFTRSSDLLAHQRIHTG; encoded by the coding sequence ATggttcaccagcgagttcacaccagagagcggccattcacctgctcagactgtgggaagagattcacttggtCATTCCAAATGAAggcacatcagagagttcacactggagagagaccactcacttgctcagactgtgggaagggattcactcagtcatccgacctactcacacaccagtcagttcacactggcgaaaggccattcacctgctcagactgtgggaagggattcactcggtcatcccaactgaaggtacatcagcgagttcacaccggagagaggccgttcacctgctcagactgtgggaagggattcactcggtcatcccatctgaaggaacatcagcgagttcacaccggagagaggccgttcacctgttcagactgtgggaagggattcacttgcttatcccaactgaaggtgcatcagcgagttcacaccggggagaggccgttcacctgctcggactgtgggaagggattcactcggtcatccgacctactggcacaccaacgatttcacaccggggagcggccattcacctgctcagactgtgggaagggattcactcggtcatcccaaatgaaggtacatcagagagttcacactggagagaggccgttcatctgctcggactgtgggaaaggattcatttgctcatcccatctgaaggtacaccagtcagttcacactggggagaggccgttcacctgctcagactgtgggaagggattcacccggtcatctcagttactgagacaccagtcagttcacactggtgactggctgttcacctgctcagactgtgggaagggattcactgaatcatcccatctgaaggtacaccagtcagttcacactggggagaggccgttcacctgctcggactgtgggaagggattcactcggtcatccgacctactggcacaccaacgatttcacaccggggagcggccattcacctgctcagactgtgggaagggattcactcggtcatccgacctactagcacaccagcgaattcacactgggtag